In Saccharothrix violaceirubra, the following are encoded in one genomic region:
- a CDS encoding DUF6319 family protein: MAKSLSPEDVDQLRAELAAGRPPAVWFTAAAVGVEAGRSAKVVAFTEPAEGDFIQVRPTGTKDELSFSPAELTVEKPAPRKKVVAEPKPAREESVPAAPAPEEPIYTPVEYPYEPVPPEKPEKPTKQKSAPRKQSRPPGGEVTITLTSTPEGEWTVDLQWGSRRPLRATPVPPAAVGRAARQLLPEVAEAVDAVIETARERHLARVVQLRAELEEAQRALEELDG, encoded by the coding sequence ATGGCGAAGTCCTTGTCACCGGAGGATGTCGACCAGCTGCGCGCCGAACTCGCCGCGGGCCGCCCACCCGCCGTCTGGTTCACCGCCGCGGCGGTGGGCGTGGAGGCGGGCCGGTCGGCGAAGGTCGTCGCGTTCACGGAGCCCGCGGAGGGAGATTTCATCCAGGTCCGCCCGACCGGGACGAAGGACGAGCTGTCGTTCTCGCCGGCCGAGCTGACCGTGGAGAAACCCGCGCCGCGCAAGAAGGTCGTGGCCGAACCGAAACCGGCCCGGGAGGAGTCCGTCCCGGCGGCGCCGGCGCCCGAGGAGCCGATCTACACACCGGTGGAGTACCCGTACGAGCCCGTGCCACCGGAGAAGCCGGAGAAGCCCACGAAGCAGAAGTCCGCGCCCCGCAAGCAGTCCCGCCCGCCCGGCGGCGAGGTGACGATCACGCTCACGTCCACGCCCGAGGGCGAGTGGACGGTCGATCTCCAGTGGGGGAGCAGACGTCCGCTCCGGGCGACGCCCGTGCCCCCGGCGGCCGTGGGCCGTGCGGCACGCCAACTCCTGCCCGAGGTGGCCGAGGCCGTGGACGCCGTGATCGAGACCGCACGGGAACGACACCTGGCCAGGGTCGTGCAGTTGCGAGCGGAACTCGAAGAAGCCCAGCGGGCACTGGAGGAACTCGACGGCTGA
- a CDS encoding aminoglycoside phosphotransferase family protein: MTFPLADTEERFEAVVDDESALRPGVDRLLGRLDLRGEPVRYPDGSLPVYRVGEHVLKLFPAVHLEELPTERDVLRAVHGRLPVPTPAVREAGEVDGWGYVLMERLRGTGLVEVWPTLDAAGRESVARQVGEALAVLHDLPSPVDHPADWSSFVAARRVAPRRPVDPAWADRVDEFLDRVDLGADEPVLAHTEVMSAHLLVEGTRLTGLIDFEPAMRAAREYEFVATGIFLTRGDQAANRALYTGYGRPVDPLRVMAYTLLHVYSNLAWYLREVPPPADVDTLDALARHWFGSAPVRPSSRTMDADAEAREARP; the protein is encoded by the coding sequence GTGACGTTCCCCCTCGCGGACACCGAAGAGCGGTTCGAGGCAGTGGTCGACGACGAGAGTGCCCTGAGGCCCGGCGTCGACCGGTTGCTGGGCCGGCTCGACCTGCGCGGCGAGCCGGTCCGCTACCCCGACGGGTCGCTGCCCGTCTACCGGGTCGGCGAGCACGTGCTCAAGCTGTTCCCGGCCGTGCACCTCGAAGAGCTGCCCACCGAGCGGGACGTGTTGCGTGCCGTCCACGGCCGGCTGCCGGTGCCGACGCCCGCGGTGCGCGAGGCCGGCGAGGTCGACGGCTGGGGTTACGTCCTCATGGAACGGCTGCGCGGCACGGGACTCGTCGAGGTGTGGCCGACGCTCGACGCCGCCGGTCGCGAGTCGGTCGCGCGTCAGGTCGGCGAGGCGCTGGCCGTGCTGCACGACCTGCCCTCGCCGGTCGACCACCCGGCCGACTGGTCGTCCTTCGTCGCCGCGCGACGGGTCGCACCGCGCCGGCCGGTCGACCCGGCGTGGGCCGACCGGGTGGACGAGTTCCTGGACCGGGTCGACCTCGGCGCCGACGAACCGGTGTTGGCGCACACCGAGGTGATGAGCGCGCACCTGCTCGTCGAGGGCACCCGGCTCACCGGTCTGATCGACTTCGAGCCCGCGATGCGCGCGGCCCGCGAGTACGAGTTCGTCGCGACCGGGATCTTCCTCACCCGCGGCGACCAGGCGGCGAACCGGGCGCTCTACACCGGCTACGGTCGGCCGGTCGACCCGCTGCGCGTCATGGCGTACACGCTGCTGCACGTCTACAGCAACCTCGCCTGGTACCTGCGGGAGGTGCCGCCGCCCGCGGACGTCGACACCCTGGACGCCTTGGCGCGGCACTGGTTCGGCAGTGCCCCTGTCCGGCCGTCCTCTCGTACGATGGACGCGGACGCCGAAGCGAGGGAGGCACGACCATGA
- the ligD gene encoding non-homologous end-joining DNA ligase: protein MAAKAEELQVGDRVVRVSNPDKVYFPERGITKIEVVRYYLAVAEPLLRVLRDRPTTLKRYVDGVEGEWFYQKRLPKGVPDWVGTARVRFPSGRPADEVCPTEPAVLAWAANLGTFDFHPWPVRAADTDRPDELRVDLDPQPGTDFRDAVRVAEVLREVLDELGMVGYPKTSGGRGVHVAVRIRPEWDFVDVRHAVIALAREVERRMPDRATTSWWKEERGERVFLDFNQAARDRTIASAWSVRGTPRATVSTPVTWATLSTVDPDDFDVRTVPAYLADDGDPHATLDDTAYGLETLLEWYAADPRGELPYPPDYPKMPGEPPRVQPSKARKTE, encoded by the coding sequence GTGGCTGCCAAGGCTGAGGAACTCCAGGTCGGGGACCGGGTCGTGCGGGTGTCCAACCCGGACAAGGTCTACTTCCCCGAGCGCGGCATCACCAAGATCGAGGTGGTCCGGTACTACCTCGCGGTCGCCGAGCCGCTGCTGCGCGTGTTGCGCGACCGGCCGACGACGTTGAAGCGGTACGTGGACGGCGTCGAGGGCGAGTGGTTCTACCAGAAGCGGCTGCCCAAGGGCGTGCCCGACTGGGTGGGCACCGCGCGGGTCCGGTTCCCGTCCGGGCGGCCCGCCGACGAGGTCTGCCCGACCGAGCCCGCCGTGCTGGCGTGGGCGGCGAACCTGGGCACGTTCGACTTCCACCCGTGGCCGGTGCGTGCCGCCGACACCGACCGGCCCGACGAGCTGCGGGTCGACCTCGATCCCCAGCCCGGCACGGACTTCCGGGACGCGGTGCGGGTCGCCGAAGTGCTGCGCGAGGTGCTCGACGAGCTGGGCATGGTCGGCTACCCCAAGACGTCCGGCGGGCGCGGCGTGCACGTGGCCGTGCGCATCCGTCCGGAGTGGGACTTCGTCGACGTGCGGCACGCGGTGATCGCGCTGGCCCGCGAGGTCGAGCGGCGGATGCCGGACCGGGCGACCACGTCGTGGTGGAAGGAGGAACGCGGCGAGCGCGTGTTCCTGGACTTCAACCAGGCCGCCCGGGACCGCACGATCGCGTCCGCGTGGTCGGTGCGCGGCACCCCGCGCGCCACGGTCTCCACCCCGGTCACCTGGGCGACGCTGTCCACAGTGGACCCGGACGACTTCGACGTCCGCACCGTGCCCGCCTACCTGGCCGACGACGGCGACCCGCACGCCACGCTCGACGACACCGCGTACGGCCTGGAGACCCTCCTGGAGTGGTACGCCGCCGACCCCCGGGGCGAACTCCCGTACCCGCCCGACTACCCGAAGATGCCCGGCGAGCCACCCCGCGTGCAGCCGTCGAAAGCCCGCAAAACGGAATAG
- a CDS encoding GntR family transcriptional regulator, which produces MTSPLHLSLAAQAVEILRELVLTGELPPGSRVNEVGIAQRLGISRGPLREAIRHLASEGLLVLVPHRGAHVPSADVSEVRALFELRTALECAAAELAASRRTDTDVIRLKAVCESSRQAHTAGDKFPYRLDLAFHQALLDAARSPRIAEQVRLVQQRVVLLRSGLRDDPPHQHASLDDHDSLVVAVEAGDPTRAADVMRRHLARVCAQMLTSLG; this is translated from the coding sequence ATGACATCCCCGCTCCACCTCAGCCTCGCCGCGCAGGCCGTCGAGATCCTGCGCGAGCTGGTGCTGACCGGTGAGCTGCCGCCCGGCAGCCGGGTGAACGAGGTCGGGATCGCGCAGCGGCTCGGCATTTCCCGGGGCCCGTTGCGCGAGGCGATCCGCCATTTGGCGTCCGAGGGATTGCTCGTCCTGGTTCCGCACCGGGGCGCGCACGTGCCTTCGGCGGACGTGTCGGAAGTCCGAGCGTTGTTCGAATTGCGCACCGCATTGGAATGCGCGGCGGCCGAACTCGCCGCGAGCCGCCGGACGGACACCGACGTCATCCGCCTGAAAGCGGTGTGCGAATCGTCCCGCCAGGCGCACACCGCGGGCGACAAATTCCCCTACCGGCTCGACCTCGCATTCCACCAGGCGCTTTTGGACGCGGCCCGCTCGCCGCGGATCGCCGAACAGGTGCGGCTCGTGCAGCAACGCGTCGTGCTCCTGCGCAGCGGCCTGCGCGACGACCCGCCGCACCAGCACGCGTCGCTGGACGACCACGACTCGCTCGTGGTGGCGGTCGAGGCCGGCGACCCGACGCGGGCCGCCGACGTGATGCGCCGCCACCTCGCCCGCGTGTGCGCCCAGATGCTCACCTCCCTCGGCTGA
- a CDS encoding asparaginase yields MAHELVAEVWRGEFLESVHHGSVVVLAPDGTTRLSVGQPAAVAFPRSANKPFQALALVRAGYAERAELLALACASHSGEHFHLDGVRRILGRAGLDVDALRCTPELPIGEHALHAHLAAGRGPEPITMNCSGKHAAMLATCVVNGWSTADYLDLDHPLQLAIRATVEECASEPVGAVGVDGCGAPLFGITLAGLARGFGRLASAAPGTDEHTVAHAMTTYPEWVGGTGRDVTRLMHGVPGAVAKDGAEGVFAIGLPDGSAAACKIADGARRAQGVVLVAALRALGVDAPADLATVPVLGHGRTVGAVRPSAALTG; encoded by the coding sequence ATGGCTCACGAGCTGGTCGCCGAGGTGTGGCGGGGCGAGTTCCTGGAGTCCGTGCACCACGGTTCGGTGGTCGTCCTCGCCCCGGACGGCACCACGCGGCTGAGCGTGGGCCAGCCCGCCGCCGTGGCGTTCCCCCGCTCGGCGAACAAGCCGTTCCAGGCGTTGGCCCTGGTCCGGGCCGGATACGCCGAACGCGCCGAGCTGCTCGCCCTGGCCTGCGCGAGCCACTCCGGCGAGCACTTCCACCTCGACGGCGTCCGCCGCATCCTCGGCCGCGCGGGCCTGGACGTCGACGCGTTGCGCTGCACCCCCGAACTCCCGATCGGCGAGCACGCCCTGCACGCGCACCTCGCGGCCGGGCGCGGGCCGGAGCCGATCACGATGAACTGCTCGGGCAAGCACGCCGCCATGCTCGCGACCTGCGTGGTCAACGGCTGGTCGACCGCGGACTACCTCGACCTCGACCACCCGCTCCAGCTCGCGATCCGGGCGACGGTCGAGGAGTGCGCGAGCGAACCGGTCGGCGCCGTCGGCGTGGACGGCTGCGGCGCTCCCCTGTTCGGCATCACCCTCGCGGGCCTGGCCCGCGGGTTCGGCCGGCTCGCGTCGGCCGCGCCCGGCACCGACGAGCACACGGTCGCGCACGCGATGACCACCTACCCCGAGTGGGTCGGCGGCACCGGCCGCGACGTCACCCGGCTCATGCACGGCGTGCCCGGCGCGGTGGCCAAGGACGGCGCCGAGGGCGTGTTCGCGATCGGCCTGCCCGACGGGTCGGCCGCCGCGTGCAAGATCGCCGACGGCGCCCGCCGCGCACAGGGCGTCGTGCTGGTGGCGGCGTTGCGCGCCCTGGGCGTGGACGCGCCCGCGGACCTGGCGACGGTCCCGGTGCTCGGGCACGGTCGCACGGTCGGTGCGGTCCGACCTTCGGCCGCTCTCACGGGGTGA
- the msrB gene encoding peptide-methionine (R)-S-oxide reductase MsrB encodes MEPVVGATPKVVRSEAEWRETLTPQEYAVLRQAGTERAWTGEYTDTKTEGVYSCRACDAELFRSDTKFDSHCGWPSFFSPLAGDSVLLREDRALGMVRTEVLCATCHSHLGHVFEGEGYATPTDQRYCINSISLRLVETTAGPTD; translated from the coding sequence ATGGAACCAGTCGTCGGCGCGACCCCGAAGGTGGTGCGCTCCGAAGCGGAGTGGCGCGAGACCCTGACGCCGCAGGAGTACGCGGTGCTGCGGCAAGCCGGCACCGAACGTGCGTGGACCGGCGAGTACACCGACACCAAGACCGAAGGCGTCTACTCGTGCCGCGCGTGCGACGCCGAGTTGTTCCGCAGCGACACGAAGTTCGACTCCCACTGCGGGTGGCCGTCGTTCTTCTCGCCGCTGGCCGGGGACTCGGTGCTCCTGCGCGAGGACCGCGCGCTCGGCATGGTGCGCACGGAAGTGCTCTGCGCCACATGCCACAGCCACCTCGGGCACGTTTTCGAGGGTGAGGGCTATGCGACTCCGACGGACCAGCGCTACTGCATCAACTCCATCAGCTTGCGTCTGGTCGAAACCACCGCCGGTCCGACAGACTGA
- a CDS encoding TIGR04222 domain-containing membrane protein — protein sequence MERPWGITEQGFFELYWIALAVTIVIAILIRVRLRGQSDDAPAGAPDVHVLAVLVGGARRVAETALAELIAAGDVRLTRDGTVTATQGVPSARDPIARSVLRDVERPPLVLARKTLWGQVHTVRHAEAVRLATGRAVEAGLLADPRRALRSAVLSLLPLALLFAVGLARWASELTVGGPVGWLSVHLVLTGVLLAALPKVIAVGLTARGSRVVARTRTSAGVGGWRATGSAGGVEPVALHGIERHPDPEVRDAYVAGRPLPRTNGGGRSTAAAYGAGAGAACGSGSGCSSSGCGGGSGCGGGGGCGGGGGS from the coding sequence GTGGAGCGTCCGTGGGGAATTACGGAACAGGGGTTCTTCGAGCTTTACTGGATCGCGCTCGCCGTGACGATCGTGATCGCGATCCTGATCAGGGTGCGCCTGCGGGGGCAGTCGGACGACGCCCCCGCCGGCGCACCCGACGTCCACGTGCTGGCCGTGCTGGTCGGTGGCGCACGACGCGTCGCCGAGACCGCGCTGGCCGAACTGATCGCCGCGGGAGATGTGCGGCTCACGCGTGACGGCACCGTGACCGCCACCCAGGGTGTCCCGTCCGCACGGGATCCGATCGCGCGCAGTGTGCTGCGCGACGTGGAACGGCCGCCGCTCGTCCTGGCCCGCAAGACGCTGTGGGGCCAGGTCCACACCGTCCGGCACGCGGAGGCCGTGCGCCTGGCCACCGGACGTGCCGTCGAGGCCGGTCTGCTGGCCGACCCGCGCCGGGCGTTGCGGTCGGCCGTCCTCTCACTGCTCCCGCTGGCCCTGCTGTTCGCGGTCGGCCTGGCCCGGTGGGCGTCGGAACTCACGGTCGGCGGGCCGGTCGGGTGGCTGTCGGTGCACCTCGTGCTGACCGGCGTCCTGCTGGCCGCGCTGCCGAAGGTGATCGCCGTGGGACTCACCGCCCGGGGTTCCCGGGTGGTGGCGCGGACCCGCACGAGTGCGGGTGTCGGGGGCTGGAGGGCGACCGGCTCGGCGGGGGGAGTCGAACCGGTCGCCCTCCACGGCATCGAACGCCACCCGGACCCGGAGGTGCGGGACGCGTACGTGGCCGGTCGGCCCCTGCCGCGAACGAATGGTGGCGGCAGGTCCACCGCGGCGGCGTACGGCGCCGGCGCCGGCGCGGCGTGCGGGTCGGGCAGCGGGTGCAGTTCGTCGGGCTGCGGCGGTGGCAGTGGTTGCGGCGGTGGGGGCGGCTGCGGTGGGGGCGGGGGCAGCTGA